One segment of Macaca fascicularis isolate 582-1 chromosome 4, T2T-MFA8v1.1 DNA contains the following:
- the LYRM2 gene encoding LYR motif-containing protein 2 isoform X2: protein MAASRLPPATLTLKQFIRRQQVLLLYRRILQTIRQVPNDSDRKYLKDWAREEFKRNKSATEEDTIRMMITQGNMQLKELEKSLALAKS from the exons ATGGCTGCCTCCCGCTTACCCCCAGCGACGCTAACGTTAAAGCAG TTCATAAGAAGGCAACAAGTTCTTCTCCTCTACAGAAGGATTTTGCAAACAATTCGGCAAGTTCCAAATGATTCTGATCGCAAATACCTGAAGGATTGGGCAAGGGAAgaattcaaaagaaacaaaagtgccACCGAAGAG GATACAATCCGGATGATGATTACTCAAGGCAATATGCAGCTCAAGGAGTTAGAAAAATCACTTGCTTTAGCAAAATCTTAA
- the LYRM2 gene encoding LYR motif-containing protein 2 isoform X1, producing MPAGRCFASRGLTGGTGGLLGLVRSRETRQVLDFPESRCISCSVPTFIRRQQVLLLYRRILQTIRQVPNDSDRKYLKDWAREEFKRNKSATEEDTIRMMITQGNMQLKELEKSLALAKS from the exons ATGCCTGCGGGGCGGTGCTTCGCTTCGCGGGGCCTGACGGGAGGCACGGGCGGCTTGCTTGGTTTGGTGCGGTCGCGTGAGACGCGTCAGGTGCTTGATTTCCCGGAGTCCCGGTGCATCAGCTGCTCAGTGCCCACG TTCATAAGAAGGCAACAAGTTCTTCTCCTCTACAGAAGGATTTTGCAAACAATTCGGCAAGTTCCAAATGATTCTGATCGCAAATACCTGAAGGATTGGGCAAGGGAAgaattcaaaagaaacaaaagtgccACCGAAGAG GATACAATCCGGATGATGATTACTCAAGGCAATATGCAGCTCAAGGAGTTAGAAAAATCACTTGCTTTAGCAAAATCTTAA